The following are from one region of the Gammaproteobacteria bacterium genome:
- a CDS encoding amino acid-binding protein gives MNRLTNHWFMLTVVGKDRPGIVARVTAALYEGGCNLGEASMTRLGGNFTVMLMVQHDGDTASLTRLVATVTESLGLKLHVDKIAGDLYHHQEPDVRIAVFGADRAGIVAQVTGVLAEAGLDILDLQSNVAGSVDKPIYIMQIEGRALEGIPALESAVAVLDGKGIQVHLEPIDIMIG, from the coding sequence ATGAACAGATTAACTAACCATTGGTTCATGCTGACGGTGGTGGGCAAGGATCGCCCCGGCATTGTGGCGCGCGTGACGGCTGCGCTCTACGAAGGCGGCTGCAACCTCGGCGAGGCCTCCATGACGCGCCTGGGCGGCAATTTTACGGTCATGCTCATGGTGCAGCATGACGGCGATACCGCATCGCTGACACGGCTCGTGGCCACGGTGACCGAGTCGCTGGGCCTGAAACTTCATGTCGATAAAATCGCGGGGGACTTGTACCATCACCAGGAACCCGATGTGCGCATCGCAGTCTTCGGTGCTGATCGCGCCGGTATTGTGGCGCAAGTGACCGGGGTGCTGGCCGAGGCGGGCCTGGATATCCTTGATCTGCAATCCAATGTGGCGGGCAGCGTGGACAAGCCTATCTATATCATGCAGATCGAAGGCCGCGCCCTGGAGGGTATCCCGGCGCTGGAGTCAGCGGTGGCGGTGCTGGATGGCAAAGGCATACAGGTGCACCTCGAACCTATCGATATCATGATCGGCTAG
- the def gene encoding peptide deformylase — protein sequence MAVLEILTYPDVRLERIAQPVERFDDALRAFIVDLEETMRAGPGGVGIAAPQVGRAERIVIVDVSSKPKIKHHGRLVLVNPEITHWEGFVVGREGCMSVPDYTGNVIRAERITLEAFDELGSALHYEFEGYEARAVQHEIDHLDGLLFLDRLVSRRNDLFRRKVYQKA from the coding sequence ATGGCGGTACTGGAAATTCTCACCTATCCCGACGTGCGTCTGGAACGGATCGCACAGCCGGTTGAACGCTTCGATGACGCGCTGCGGGCGTTTATCGTCGATCTGGAGGAGACCATGCGCGCCGGTCCTGGCGGCGTGGGTATCGCTGCCCCGCAGGTCGGGCGTGCCGAGCGCATCGTCATCGTTGATGTCTCCAGCAAACCCAAGATCAAACATCACGGGCGGCTGGTATTGGTCAACCCCGAAATCACTCACTGGGAGGGCTTCGTGGTGGGGCGCGAGGGCTGCATGTCCGTGCCGGATTACACCGGCAACGTGATTCGCGCCGAACGCATCACTCTGGAGGCTTTTGATGAGCTCGGCTCAGCGCTGCATTATGAATTTGAAGGGTACGAGGCGCGCGCGGTGCAGCACGAGATAGATCACCTCGACGGCTTGTTGTTTCTGGATCGTCTGGTCAGCCGCAGAAATGATTTGTTTCGCAGAAAGGTATATCAGAAAGCGTAG
- the radA gene encoding DNA repair protein RadA: protein MAKDKTLYTCSECGAQAPKWAGRCADCGGWNTLVETIAPAADGARRNPRFNGYAGESAAQSIAMVESSVEQRFPSGFTELDRVLGGGVVQGSVILIGGDPGIGKSTLLLQAMVSLAGSLTTLYVTGEESLQQVSLRARRLGLVSDKLADRLRLLTETQVERIIAVAQQERPQVIVVDSIQTIYTEMLQSAPGGVAQVRESAAQLVRFAKQTGTALFLVGHVTKEGSLAGPRVLEHMVDTVLYFEGDTGSQFRVIRAIKNRFGAVNELGVFAMTEKGLREVTNPSAIFLSRHEEEVPGSVIMVTREGTRPLLVEVQALVAESHSPNPRRVTVGLDQNRLAMLLAVLHRHGGIAMYDQDVFVNVVGGVRVTETAADLPLLLAALSSLRNRPLPSDLVVFGEVGLAGEIRPVQSGPDRLREAAKHGFKRAIVPKANVPKQAIKDFDVIGVQRLAEAIDNL, encoded by the coding sequence ATGGCCAAAGATAAAACCCTCTACACCTGCTCCGAATGCGGCGCCCAAGCCCCCAAGTGGGCGGGGCGCTGTGCGGATTGTGGCGGTTGGAATACCCTGGTGGAGACTATCGCCCCTGCCGCGGATGGTGCGCGTCGCAACCCGCGTTTCAATGGCTATGCGGGCGAATCCGCAGCGCAGTCCATTGCGATGGTCGAGAGCAGTGTGGAACAGCGTTTCCCCAGCGGTTTTACCGAGCTTGACAGGGTGCTGGGCGGTGGGGTGGTGCAGGGCTCGGTGATATTGATCGGCGGCGATCCCGGCATCGGCAAATCCACCCTGCTGTTGCAGGCCATGGTATCGCTGGCGGGTTCGCTCACCACCTTGTATGTGACCGGCGAAGAATCGTTGCAGCAGGTGAGTCTGCGCGCGCGGCGGTTAGGTCTGGTGAGCGATAAACTGGCCGACCGGTTGCGCCTGCTGACCGAGACACAGGTGGAGCGCATCATCGCTGTGGCGCAGCAGGAGCGCCCGCAGGTGATCGTGGTCGACTCCATCCAGACCATCTATACCGAGATGCTGCAATCGGCCCCCGGCGGGGTGGCGCAGGTGCGCGAGAGTGCGGCGCAACTGGTGCGCTTCGCCAAGCAGACCGGCACCGCGTTGTTTTTGGTGGGGCATGTGACCAAGGAGGGCAGCCTGGCCGGCCCGCGCGTGCTGGAACATATGGTCGACACCGTACTGTATTTCGAGGGCGACACCGGCAGCCAGTTCCGTGTGATCCGTGCCATCAAAAACCGTTTCGGCGCGGTCAATGAGCTGGGCGTATTTGCCATGACGGAAAAGGGGTTGCGTGAGGTGACCAATCCTTCCGCGATCTTCCTGTCACGCCATGAGGAAGAGGTGCCGGGCAGTGTCATTATGGTAACGCGCGAAGGCACGCGGCCACTGCTGGTGGAGGTGCAGGCGCTGGTGGCGGAGAGCCATTCGCCCAATCCACGGCGCGTCACCGTCGGGCTGGATCAAAACCGTCTGGCCATGTTGCTCGCCGTGCTGCACCGCCACGGCGGCATCGCCATGTACGATCAGGATGTGTTCGTCAACGTGGTGGGCGGTGTGCGCGTCACCGAAACCGCCGCCGATTTGCCGCTACTGCTCGCGGCACTCTCCAGCCTGCGCAACCGCCCGCTGCCGTCCGATCTGGTAGTGTTCGGCGAGGTCGGGCTGGCGGGCGAGATCCGCCCGGTGCAAAGCGGCCCGGACCGTCTGCGCGAGGCCGCCAAGCACGGCTTCAAGCGCGCTATCGTGCCCAAGGCCAACGTCCCCAAACAGGCTATCAAGGATTTCGATGTGATTGGGGTGCAGCGGCTGGCCGAGGCGATTGATAACCTGTAG
- a CDS encoding integrase, whose product MIVTLHTQGLQTLTQVRAFVSGNESISFTLTDRNKAYSWMADTLRLFGYTRCKRADKGLLRQYLRKVTGFSRAQVARCITQFTDGGNIQDRRRAPTVPFVRRYTAEDIRLLAQMDALHGTLAGTTTRKLCERACKVHGDARYTRLAGISNGHLYNLRQHKTYQSVRGSFDKTRPTRINIGERRKPAPGGAPGYLRVDSVHQGDLDGIKGVYLINAVDEVTQCQAICAVEKISEAFLLPVLAAMMAAFPFIIRGFHSDNGSEYINHKVAELLEKLRIEQTKSRSRQTNDNALAESKNASTVRKHLGYSHIPQHFASRVNEFTIEVLSPYLNFHRPCHFPTEYTDKKGRIRKRYRYQDMMTPYEKLRSLPKVEEHLVPGITLEKPDAMATECSDNEAAQRLNEARTTLFQLINKTQHRAA is encoded by the coding sequence ATGATCGTGACATTGCATACCCAAGGATTACAAACGCTGACACAGGTACGCGCCTTTGTGTCGGGCAACGAGTCCATTTCGTTTACATTGACGGATCGCAATAAAGCCTACAGCTGGATGGCCGACACGCTCCGGCTGTTTGGTTACACGCGCTGCAAGCGTGCCGACAAAGGCCTGCTGCGGCAGTACCTGCGCAAGGTGACGGGGTTTTCCCGTGCCCAGGTGGCGCGCTGCATTACGCAGTTCACCGACGGCGGGAACATCCAGGACCGGCGCCGTGCGCCGACCGTGCCGTTTGTGCGGCGCTATACGGCAGAAGACATCCGCCTGTTGGCGCAGATGGATGCCCTGCATGGCACCCTCGCCGGCACTACCACCCGCAAGCTGTGTGAGCGGGCGTGCAAGGTGCATGGGGATGCCCGTTACACGCGCCTGGCGGGCATTTCCAACGGCCACCTGTACAATCTGCGCCAGCATAAAACCTATCAATCGGTGCGCGGGTCGTTCGACAAGACCCGCCCGACCAGGATCAACATTGGCGAGCGGCGCAAGCCCGCGCCTGGCGGTGCCCCCGGATACCTACGCGTCGACAGTGTGCATCAGGGCGACCTGGACGGGATCAAAGGGGTGTATCTGATCAATGCGGTGGATGAGGTCACCCAGTGTCAGGCGATCTGTGCCGTGGAGAAAATTAGCGAGGCATTCCTGCTGCCGGTGCTGGCAGCCATGATGGCAGCGTTTCCCTTTATAATTCGCGGGTTTCACAGCGATAACGGATCGGAGTACATCAATCACAAGGTAGCAGAACTGCTGGAGAAGCTGCGCATCGAGCAGACCAAATCACGCTCGCGCCAGACCAACGACAATGCGCTGGCAGAAAGCAAGAATGCGTCGACGGTACGCAAGCACCTGGGTTACAGCCATATCCCGCAGCACTTCGCCAGCCGGGTGAATGAGTTCACCATCGAGGTGCTGTCGCCTTACCTGAACTTCCACCGTCCCTGTCACTTTCCAACAGAGTACACGGACAAGAAGGGACGGATACGCAAGCGCTACCGTTATCAGGATATGATGACACCCTATGAGAAACTGCGCTCCCTACCGAAGGTGGAAGAGCATCTCGTCCCGGGAATCACTCTGGAAAAACCGGATGCAATGGCCACGGAATGCAGCGATAATGAGGCCGCCCAACGCCTCAACGAGGCACGGACAACGCTCTTTCAATTGATTAACAAAACCCAACATCGCGCCGCCTGA
- the gshA gene encoding glutamate--cysteine ligase: MGIDHSSGVPHLTTVLTGPLLKLERHLLERQASIESWLRAQWLETPAPFYASVDLRNAGFKLAPVDTNLFSAGFNNLNPAFMPLCIQAVQSAVERICPRASKLLLIPESHTRNLFYLESLATLHEILSKAGFEVRLGSLIEDLTSPLDVALPSGRTVHLEPLLRKGDRVGVANFFPCMVLLNNDLSSGRPAILEGLEQPVVPPLDLGWSNRLKSDHFRHYRQVAQECAELIDIDPWLIDPLFRQCGEINFMKREGEECLATNVDALLKSIQRKYNEYDLDKKPFVIVKADAGTYGMGIMTIHSTDEIYELNRKQRTHMAATKGGQSVTQVIIQEGVYTFETWGDAQAVAEPVVYMIDRFVVGGFYRVHTARGVDENLNAPGMQFEPLAFAEPCNNPDPNKSPDANPNRFYAYGVIARLALLAAAREIAGTRA; the protein is encoded by the coding sequence ATGGGCATTGATCATTCCTCCGGCGTACCTCACCTGACAACGGTGCTGACCGGCCCTCTCCTCAAGCTTGAGCGCCACCTGCTGGAACGCCAGGCCAGTATCGAGTCGTGGTTGCGTGCCCAGTGGCTGGAAACGCCCGCGCCGTTTTATGCCTCGGTGGATTTGCGCAACGCCGGGTTCAAGCTGGCACCAGTGGATACCAATCTGTTTTCGGCCGGTTTCAATAACTTGAATCCGGCGTTTATGCCGCTGTGCATTCAGGCGGTGCAATCCGCCGTGGAGCGCATCTGTCCGCGCGCTAGCAAGCTGCTGTTGATCCCCGAAAGCCATACCCGTAACTTGTTTTATCTTGAAAGCCTGGCTACTCTGCACGAGATTCTCAGCAAAGCGGGTTTTGAGGTGCGCCTCGGTTCCCTGATCGAGGATCTGACCTCGCCGCTCGATGTGGCATTGCCTTCGGGCCGCACGGTGCATCTGGAACCCTTGCTGCGCAAAGGCGATAGAGTGGGTGTTGCAAACTTTTTCCCTTGCATGGTGTTGCTCAACAACGATCTGTCGAGTGGCCGTCCCGCCATTCTGGAAGGTCTGGAGCAACCGGTGGTTCCGCCGCTCGATCTTGGCTGGTCCAACCGACTCAAATCCGATCACTTCAGGCACTACCGGCAGGTGGCTCAGGAATGCGCCGAGTTGATCGACATCGACCCGTGGCTGATTGACCCCTTGTTTCGCCAGTGCGGGGAGATCAACTTCATGAAGCGCGAAGGCGAGGAGTGCCTGGCGACTAATGTCGACGCGTTGCTGAAATCCATCCAACGCAAATATAACGAATACGATCTGGATAAAAAACCGTTTGTGATCGTAAAGGCCGATGCCGGCACTTATGGCATGGGCATCATGACGATACATTCCACCGATGAAATCTATGAGTTGAACCGCAAACAGCGTACCCATATGGCGGCCACCAAGGGTGGGCAGTCCGTAACCCAGGTCATCATTCAGGAAGGTGTCTACACCTTTGAAACGTGGGGCGATGCGCAGGCGGTTGCCGAGCCCGTGGTCTACATGATCGACCGCTTTGTGGTCGGCGGTTTTTACCGCGTACATACCGCGCGCGGCGTCGATGAAAATCTTAATGCGCCGGGCATGCAGTTTGAACCACTGGCCTTCGCCGAACCCTGCAACAACCCCGACCCGAACAAATCGCCGGATGCCAATCCCAACCGTTTCTATGCCTATGGCGTGATTGCCCGCCTCGCATTGCTCGCCGCCGCGCGGGAAATCGCCGGGACGCGCGCATGA
- the gshB gene encoding glutathione synthase has protein sequence MIKLGVVMDPMASINAKKDSTLAMLLEAQSREWQLFYMEQGDLFLRDGTAYARMRELSVQDDLYHWFDCADESQTKPLAELDVILMRKDPPFDMEYIYTTYLLENAEAEGVLVVNKPQSLRDVNEKVYTTWFPQCCTPTLVSRNADQLRDFLFEHGDIILKPLDAMGGASVFRVHEDDPNINVIIETLTRRETRFIMAQRYIPQISAGDKRILLIDGRPVPFALARIAAPGETRANLAAGGRGEGVPLSERDLWICEQVGPILREKGLMFVGLDVIGDYLTEINVTSPTCIRELDAIYDLNISGWLMDCIETRLAERKHL, from the coding sequence ATGATTAAGCTGGGTGTGGTGATGGATCCCATGGCCTCCATCAATGCCAAAAAAGACAGCACGCTGGCGATGTTGCTCGAAGCCCAGTCGCGTGAATGGCAACTTTTCTACATGGAACAGGGCGACCTGTTCCTGCGCGACGGCACGGCCTACGCCAGGATGCGCGAATTGTCGGTACAGGATGACCTGTACCACTGGTTCGATTGCGCGGATGAGTCCCAGACCAAGCCGCTTGCCGAGCTCGACGTCATCCTGATGCGTAAAGATCCACCCTTCGACATGGAGTACATCTATACCACCTACCTGCTGGAAAACGCCGAAGCGGAGGGGGTGCTGGTAGTCAACAAGCCGCAAAGCCTGCGCGATGTGAATGAAAAAGTCTACACCACCTGGTTTCCCCAGTGCTGCACGCCTACCCTGGTGAGCCGCAATGCCGATCAGCTCCGGGACTTTTTGTTTGAGCACGGTGACATCATCCTCAAGCCACTGGACGCCATGGGCGGCGCATCGGTGTTCCGTGTGCACGAGGATGATCCAAATATCAACGTCATAATCGAGACCCTGACGCGTCGTGAAACACGCTTCATCATGGCGCAACGCTACATTCCGCAGATCAGTGCGGGCGACAAACGCATCCTGCTCATAGACGGCAGGCCCGTGCCCTTCGCCCTGGCGCGCATCGCCGCTCCCGGCGAGACGCGCGCCAATCTCGCTGCCGGAGGGCGCGGCGAAGGCGTCCCGCTGAGTGAGCGTGATCTGTGGATATGTGAGCAGGTAGGGCCGATCTTGCGCGAAAAAGGCCTGATGTTCGTCGGTCTGGACGTGATCGGTGACTATCTCACGGAAATCAATGTTACCAGTCCCACCTGCATCCGGGAACTCGATGCCATTTACGACCTCAATATCAGCGGCTGGCTGATGGATTGTATTGAGACCCGGCTGGCGGAGCGTAAGCATTTATAA
- a CDS encoding FAD:protein FMN transferase — translation MYKFGGHITIMLVLLLSACAKREEPLYQQQLLTFGTLVEISIWGVDKSLAQQASSQVGEDLQQMHNDWHAWHDSPLTRMNQALSTGASVTVPVSILPLVQKSITLSRASEGMFNPAIGRLIKLWGFEQDDLPIGPPPDPAAIAALTKQHPGMDDLLLDGSQLRSTNPAVQLDFGAIAKGHGVDLAIARLRELGIQNAIINAGGNLRAIGKHGDRPWRIGIRNPRGEGVLASIETRGDESILTSGDYERFYEYQGKRYHHIIDPRSGYPATGVISVTVIADDAATADAASTALFVAGPQRWREIAKKLGITQVMLIDDKGRIVVTPAMAKRVRFEVDPSPKVTVAPP, via the coding sequence ATGTATAAGTTTGGCGGACACATCACAATCATGCTGGTGCTCCTGCTCAGCGCCTGCGCCAAACGGGAAGAGCCGCTCTACCAGCAGCAGCTTCTCACTTTCGGCACCCTTGTGGAGATCAGTATCTGGGGCGTGGACAAGAGTCTGGCGCAACAGGCCAGCAGCCAGGTCGGCGAAGATCTCCAGCAGATGCACAACGACTGGCACGCCTGGCATGACAGCCCTCTTACGCGTATGAATCAGGCTCTTTCGACGGGCGCATCTGTCACTGTCCCTGTCTCGATATTGCCGCTGGTACAAAAATCCATCACCTTGTCTCGCGCCAGCGAGGGCATGTTCAATCCGGCCATAGGCCGACTGATCAAGCTGTGGGGCTTTGAGCAGGATGACCTACCCATTGGTCCGCCGCCCGACCCTGCGGCCATTGCGGCCCTGACAAAACAGCACCCCGGCATGGATGACCTGCTCCTTGACGGGAGCCAGTTGCGCAGTACCAACCCCGCTGTGCAGCTCGATTTCGGCGCCATCGCCAAGGGACACGGCGTGGATCTGGCTATCGCCCGTTTGCGTGAACTCGGCATCCAAAATGCCATCATCAATGCTGGAGGTAATCTGCGCGCCATCGGCAAACATGGTGACCGTCCCTGGCGCATCGGTATCCGTAATCCGCGTGGGGAAGGTGTGCTGGCATCGATTGAGACGCGCGGTGATGAAAGCATTCTCACCTCCGGAGACTACGAGCGCTTTTATGAATACCAGGGCAAGCGCTATCATCACATCATCGATCCCCGCAGTGGTTACCCCGCAACGGGTGTCATATCCGTAACGGTCATTGCTGATGACGCGGCCACCGCCGATGCCGCATCCACGGCATTGTTCGTCGCCGGCCCGCAAAGATGGCGCGAAATAGCGAAAAAACTGGGGATCACGCAGGTGATGTTGATCGACGACAAAGGCCGGATAGTCGTGACGCCCGCCATGGCGAAGCGCGTACGCTTCGAAGTTGATCCGTCGCCCAAGGTGACAGTGGCTCCGCCATGA
- a CDS encoding NusG domain II-containing protein has translation MMTRADGVVVALALALLPYLYLTYWGSSTQGEEVRIMVGGKEQRVVSLRQDRRLAIEGELGPSIIDIHDGKARFTASPCRGKQCVHTGWLGRGGESAACLPNRVSMVVVGREQRFDSVVF, from the coding sequence ATGATGACGCGCGCAGACGGGGTCGTCGTGGCGCTGGCGTTGGCGCTGCTGCCCTATCTGTATCTCACCTATTGGGGCTCATCCACGCAAGGCGAGGAGGTGCGCATCATGGTGGGCGGCAAAGAACAAAGGGTGGTTTCACTGCGCCAGGACCGTCGCTTGGCCATAGAGGGCGAGCTGGGACCCAGCATCATCGACATCCATGACGGCAAGGCACGTTTTACTGCCTCTCCCTGTCGTGGAAAACAGTGCGTCCATACCGGCTGGCTCGGTCGCGGCGGCGAATCCGCCGCCTGTCTGCCCAATCGCGTCAGCATGGTGGTAGTGGGGCGCGAGCAGCGCTTTGATAGTGTCGTTTTTTAG
- a CDS encoding cold-shock protein yields the protein MATGTVKWFNDSKGFGFITPDDGGEDLFAHFSAIQGSGGFKTLQENQRVTFDVVAGPKGKQAANIQPG from the coding sequence ATGGCAACAGGTACTGTAAAGTGGTTTAACGACTCTAAAGGTTTTGGCTTTATCACCCCCGATGATGGCGGTGAAGACCTTTTCGCGCATTTTTCGGCGATTCAAGGCTCCGGCGGCTTCAAAACGCTGCAGGAAAATCAGCGGGTAACCTTTGATGTAGTAGCCGGCCCCAAGGGCAAGCAAGCTGCGAACATCCAGCCCGGCTAA
- the tig gene encoding trigger factor, which produces MQVSVQSSEGLERRLTVVVPAERVETAVQERLKSLARRVKVDGFRPGKVPFSLVQRMYGQQVRFEVQDEVVQSSFRDAITQQQLRLAGTPRIESSSLEPDKGLEYTAVFEIYPEVTQVNLDNIKIEKPAAEVTEADVTVVLGRLRKQAAEWETVERPAQDGDRLVLDFTGTIEGEPFAGNEGKQVPVVLGSKTFIAGFEDKLIGAKAGEERTLDLQFPEEYHAPELAGKPVQFAIKVISVSESKLPEVDDEFAQAYGIAEGGADALRAEIRGNMQREMEQAVKRKVKQQVLDGLLQANPLTLPRALIDDEIGQLMQQAKDDLAARGAQMANISLQPGMFEEHARRRVALGLILAEIIRKNAFKAQPENLRAAVEAAASSYESPAEIINWYYADRRRLAGVEALVLEDQAVAWVLQNVAVSDVPISFEALMQPAQQG; this is translated from the coding sequence ATGCAAGTTTCAGTTCAATCAAGTGAAGGTCTTGAGCGTCGTTTAACCGTTGTTGTGCCCGCAGAGCGCGTTGAGACGGCGGTGCAGGAGCGGCTGAAGTCACTGGCTCGCCGGGTTAAAGTGGATGGCTTTCGCCCCGGTAAAGTGCCCTTTAGCCTGGTGCAGCGCATGTACGGCCAGCAGGTGCGGTTCGAGGTGCAGGATGAGGTGGTCCAGTCGAGCTTCCGTGACGCCATAACGCAGCAGCAGCTGCGTCTGGCAGGTACTCCCAGGATCGAATCCAGCAGTCTGGAGCCCGATAAGGGTCTGGAATATACCGCCGTGTTCGAGATCTATCCCGAAGTTACCCAGGTCAATCTCGATAACATCAAGATCGAGAAGCCGGCTGCCGAAGTTACAGAAGCGGATGTGACTGTCGTGCTGGGGCGCCTGCGCAAACAGGCCGCCGAGTGGGAGACCGTGGAGCGCCCCGCGCAGGATGGCGATAGGCTGGTGCTTGATTTTACGGGTACGATTGAGGGTGAACCCTTTGCCGGCAACGAAGGGAAACAGGTTCCTGTTGTGTTGGGATCGAAGACCTTTATCGCAGGTTTCGAGGACAAGCTGATCGGTGCAAAGGCCGGTGAAGAGCGGACGCTTGACCTGCAATTCCCCGAGGAATATCACGCACCTGAACTCGCCGGCAAGCCAGTGCAATTTGCCATTAAGGTGATATCCGTCTCGGAGTCCAAACTGCCGGAGGTCGATGACGAGTTTGCCCAGGCCTACGGCATAGCCGAAGGTGGTGCGGATGCGTTACGCGCAGAGATCCGAGGCAATATGCAGCGCGAGATGGAACAGGCCGTTAAACGCAAGGTCAAACAGCAGGTGCTCGATGGATTGCTGCAAGCCAATCCGCTGACATTGCCGCGCGCGCTGATTGACGACGAGATCGGCCAGTTGATGCAGCAGGCAAAGGATGACTTGGCCGCGCGCGGCGCTCAGATGGCGAATATCAGCCTGCAGCCGGGGATGTTCGAGGAGCATGCGCGTCGTCGGGTCGCTCTGGGGCTGATTCTTGCGGAAATCATTCGCAAAAATGCTTTCAAAGCGCAGCCGGAAAATCTGCGTGCCGCTGTTGAGGCTGCGGCATCCAGTTATGAGTCACCCGCAGAGATCATCAACTGGTATTACGCAGATCGCAGGCGGCTGGCAGGTGTTGAGGCGCTAGTGCTTGAGGATCAGGCGGTGGCTTGGGTGCTTCAGAATGTGGCTGTCAGTGATGTGCCAATCTCTTTTGAAGCGTTGATGCAGCCTGCTCAGCAGGGTTGA
- the clpP gene encoding ATP-dependent Clp endopeptidase proteolytic subunit ClpP: protein MVPMVVEQSARGERAYDIYSRLLKERVIFLVGPVEDYMANLVVAQLLFLESENPDKDIHLYINSPGGSVSAGLAIYDTMQFIKPDVSTMCVGQAASMGALLLAGGASGKRFCLPHTRMMIHQPLGGFQGQASDFDIHAREILMVRERLNTILAKHTGQPMDKIQVDTDRDNFMSGQMAVEYGLIDAVLDKRQG, encoded by the coding sequence CTGGTGCCGATGGTGGTTGAACAGTCGGCGCGCGGTGAGCGTGCCTACGATATTTATTCCCGTTTGCTCAAGGAGCGGGTGATTTTCCTGGTGGGTCCGGTTGAAGACTACATGGCCAACCTGGTTGTGGCCCAGTTGCTGTTTTTGGAGTCGGAGAATCCCGATAAGGACATTCACCTCTACATCAATTCGCCGGGCGGCTCGGTGAGTGCCGGTTTGGCGATTTATGATACGATGCAGTTCATTAAACCGGATGTCAGCACCATGTGCGTGGGTCAGGCTGCGAGCATGGGTGCTTTGTTGCTGGCGGGAGGGGCGTCGGGCAAGCGTTTTTGCCTGCCCCATACCCGGATGATGATCCATCAGCCACTGGGTGGTTTCCAGGGGCAGGCGTCGGATTTTGACATCCATGCCCGTGAAATTTTGATGGTGCGCGAGCGCCTCAATACTATCCTCGCCAAGCATACCGGGCAGCCTATGGATAAGATCCAGGTTGATACGGACCGCGATAATTTCATGAGTGGTCAGATGGCGGTGGAGTATGGCCTCATCGATGCGGTGTTAGATAAGCGTCAGGGATAA